A stretch of DNA from Arachis hypogaea cultivar Tifrunner chromosome 19, arahy.Tifrunner.gnm2.J5K5, whole genome shotgun sequence:
GGTTGACTGGGGATGGAGGTGAGGGACCAGGGTTTGGTGGGTTGGTGCTGTTCTTGATTGGATATGATGCCTCCATTGCGATACCACACTTTCCGGTTCTGCCATGTGCAAGATTTCTCTCCAGCTTGATGTAACCCTCCTCTCCCCATCCTGAACCCCATGAATTCCTCACCAACCAGTAGTCTTTACCGTCTTCTGTTCCGTACCCAACTGCGGCAACACCGTGGTCAAGTTCAGTTCCACATATGCCGGTGAAGATACCCTGatcatcaccaatcaacaaatccttagataatttgatatattttataaattattaaataagacTTCAAACAAAAATTActgcccctagcattgctctataaaaaaatattttttaatgaaaaaaagattttttttatttttaagcgtgtttggtaaatttcgagtagtaaaagtaaaattattaaaaaaaatcagaaaaaatatcttttttgagaagttgtaatttacatcttttaaaaaaaagatcttttttcttaaaaaaaaaaagatattttttatgtaataaataaacaaaaaaaatacttttatattgttatattcaaacataatttgataaataaaaagatctttttgcataacatacccaaacataaaattacttttacttttagataaaatcttttaaaaaaaataattcaaaaaaaaaaatcttttcttataaaCTCACCAAATGCTAAATTTCTTTCTTAATATACATGTTAATATCTCAGCTATTATCTTATTCACACGAGGGAGTTATGTAATATAAAGTAAGGTAGAATAACATTACAGATTGATAAAGTTGGAAGGCCCTGCCACCAGCTTCAATGGCAACACTAACAGGTTGGTGTGCAACAGCCTTAGCCAACGCCTTCTCATCATTTTCTGGCACATCTTCATAACCATCTATGGTAACTACATGAGCATTTTTCTGACAAAAAAGCCAATTTAGTTTAGGACATTGATAATAGTAATTAGAGGGATAGAGTGAAAGGGATATATACCGACCCTATTGGTATCACAAACACCTTCACGAGCATGGTAGGAGTAATCTTGCTCAGAATCAATGCCTCCATTGTTGAGAATGAAGTCGAATGCATTGTCCATGAGGCCTCCATTGCATCCCATGTTGAAGCTCCTATCACAATCCACCAACTCTTGCTCTGACAGAGATATCAGCTCCCCCGTCACAATTTTATTGATCCCTTCCACCGCAGCAACCGTCGAGAAAGCCCAACAACTCCCTTCACAACAAAACCAAATTCTTTTAGGGGAATTAATATTATAGAGCATCAAAATTAAACCCTAGATATAATGTGCTAACCGCATTGGCCTTGATCCTTAGCGGGGGAGACGGCACCCTTCTCCCTCCAATCAACAGAAGCAGGCAACTCGTCGCCGGCGCGGAATGCGTAACGGTCACTCTTCCTGTTGCCAGAGAGCAATCGCTGTTGCTCGGAGGAGCTGCGGGGTTTGGTGCCGAGGTACCTGGCTCTGTACTCTTCATTGGTGAGATCGGCGAACTTGTTCAAGCCAAGCTTGTAGGGTTTGTTCCCAGCGCTGTTATGTTCGTGAATGAACCGCAGGTTATCCTTGAAGATCTCGaaccttctctctttctctcccaaCGCGTTGTAGACCTTGCCATGCTTCACCAGCCATGACtcgtagaggttcatgaggtggCTCTCCGTCATGGCTTCTAACTTCGCGTCGTAGTCGATGATCGACATGTCGAGTGCTGACGCCACGACGGCCGCCGCCAGAAGGGAGAGCAAGAGGAGGAGGACATGGGAGCGACCCATGGTACGGCTGTGCGTGGTGGTGGTGCGGCTGATTTGGTTATGGCTggaatgaagaaggatgaagggtTGCGATGCGAAAGAGGgagttatatttaaatatttatgagAGAGAAGTTAGGGTTGTGATTGGTTCAGAAAAAACGGAAGAAACTGCGTTGAAATAGGAGGTTAGgtcaaatctttaaattttatcttCAAATAATGACTAAGGCGGCTCATTTTTTTTGGGATATATGAGATAATGAGAAGGATTTAGATcttctatatttaaattttattttagatagtAAAGTGggatcttttataatttattttataggtgaaactaagagtaaatataaaaaaaattatttaagagtagaagattacactttattttttaaagtaaaaatttaaaattttaagaatccAAATTCTATGAGAAGCAGGGAATAGATCCTctcaattattgaaaaaaattgagagagtaaagtgtgatctataATCCTTTAATACATTctcttttatgtttttttgtgatCTAACTTATAACAATTAATGGTAAGATATCACACTTTACTccctcaattattaaaaaaaaattgagaggatgcTTCTCATGTGTGTGTTGtgcgttatttttttttttttttttaccaaagataggagactcgaacccgcaaccttttaattgagtatggggagactatgccatttgagctattactcattggcgtgTGTTGTGCGTTATTGGGAATGAAGAAATTGgactatttaatttctttttaaaaaaattaagcctACTAATTGAACAGACCAATTAGTGTGGgagagaaaatttaaattttgacgaAGGTAATCGGAcctccgatttgtgtttaaaaaatttgggTACACAAATCAGAGGGTTCGATTTTTTCTCTTGACATCATAGTTGCGTAAAACACCTATACACTCCATAAATGCGTCATATACCATTTCTCCTTCCTAGATTAAAAAGTGTTCTAAGGCCCGTTTGCATAAACAACTTAAACaagttcttttgaaaaaagagttcaaaatataaatttttttattaataataacttataaataaattattttgtatttgaatttttagttatagaattacttattttaaaattgtcgcgtttggataaataactcaacaaatacaATTTTGTTACacaaaaaatagatattaaaacaacgataataacaaatacttttcaatattgaatgttaattttacataacctaatcactaaGATTATAATTGTTGAGACAATTGATTCTTTATTTGCTCTTTTATTAGTTTCATTTTTTTAGGCAATTGGTTTTTCTCATTAGAAATCATTTTTCTACTTCATCTTCACCCATAACGGTATTCTTGTATGTGGTgaatagtaataaaattttaattgataatAATCTTGATGGCAATGTCAAAGAAATTATTGTGTAGTTAGTGGTTGCTGTTTTATTGTGTATAATATggtatgtaaaaataaaaaataaatgtgaaatgtatcaatatatattttgttgctgttttttattttttactcctATTAAAACTTCATCTTCTTTTATTAGGATCAAGAACTTGctataactaactataaaaataaaatcacatataaaaaaaataaaattaaaattaaaattttatgccacacacaatgttaaatataaatttaataataaaaatagagtgataaaataataataaaaataatcgaaAAAAATATATGCAGTAGATGGTTCAGATGGAATATTGTTTTAAAATGGTAGTGGAAGATCAATGTAAATAAATTGTTACGTAAAAATGACAGTGGAAGGCCAGTAATACTTCTAATAGATAAAACTTTGCATAAAAATAATGATGGACGATTAATATTTTCAACagaaatagaaaatatttatttatagaaccaaaaataaaaatagatttttttattttgaagtcaTTTGAAAGTGATAAAATGACTTATCAATAAAAAAAgtcatatatttttactttttaaaaaattaaaaattaattttttaaaaaattaaaatttatttttaaaataatatcaaacACGTGTTGTGGCTTTTGATAATTCTAAAGAAGTTAGCTTCTACTACTTCTCAAATGTACTGTAACAAACTCTAAGAGTAACAAGTTATGAATGTTCATAAATCATAATTGGATTTGATTTGCATGTGTTATACATGTATCTTACCGCATCTTTTACtatctaataattatttttaaatattttcaacaACTAATTAAACAATTCACTGCTAGTAGTTATCGCAAAAGTAGATGTATGGTTTTCAACTtaacaatattttgtttttaaataatagtaaaataaaaactGGAAGaggaattattattttatttatttatttattttataaaaaaactataccatttgagttataactcgttggctattttatttatttgtttacgagtcatgtttttatttattttataaatggttaaaaataaaaatatttttatatgaaattgatgtttaaaaatctttaaataatttgataaatttgagAACTTTACTTAAATTTTCACAATAGTTAAATACATAGTCTCATGCCAGAGAAATACTTGGGTTGAAAGTTGAAACTTGAAACTCCATCTCACTTTCCTTATTTGATTTCAGATTTCATAACACCGTGCAAAATAGGCAAAAATCTTATAATCCATATCCATAAAAAAAGACCAACTATGGAGCATATAAACTTAGATCCGGCTCCTCTAAATTATGTCAATTACTTTAGAAAAAACTAGCGAGTTAATATATACCACTAAATTGATGAATAGTTAGTATTTCATCAAATTAAACATTTTATAGAAACACTTAAAAAAATtgctataatatttaaaaaatgatatCTAACTtacaaaaaagttaaaaattaatatttaatctaaaaaatataaaaataaataatttttaaatatttaaaatttattataaaaaataaattaaataccaaATAATAGAATTATAGAATTGACCAATAAATTAAAAGCGaatcacaacaaaaaaaataagaggAAGGATTGAAAAGAGCAAGAGGGTAACaactaaagaagaagaaaaaaaaacaaaaaataaaaaagataaaaattcctttttaaaatttttaaacgattttatgaaatatttttaatttgataaaatcttTCATCTAATAATTTAAGGGTTTGTTAATAATTAACGAATTACTAGAATTCGAATTCAAAACActtctaaactaaataactaaatttaGAAGAGTGGAATTATAACCAAGCTTTTTTTAACTCTTTGGgccaaaacaatttttgaataaCATGGTCCATCTTATTTTCACCTTCAAAATAGATAACTGACCCATTTTCAATACCATGCCATTTCCGGCCAAAAAAGGAGAATGCATTTTATTTATGGTAAATCACAGAAAATAGTTGAAAGACAAAATATACCAAGTTCACAATAAATAATCAATCTTAAAAGAGtctgacacaaaaaaaaaaaaaaaaaaactcaacaacCTCGTAGAACGTTGATTGTAATATTAGTCTCAGGGtgttcgcttttttttttttttttttgaaagtagaAGCTCAACACAATAGAGTAGAGCATACAGTGCTAGATAAACATTACAATTCtacgtaattaaataaataaacactACAAACAATTAAAATTTCTCATGTCATCTTCGGCATTACCATCAATAATAAAGGAGACCAATACATATCTACTCGTTAACGCTAGTCACGATCATGCGAATAACCTCATCTACACCTTTGCTTTTATTATGAAAGATTCTTATGTTCCTTTCCAACCAAATGTTCCACACGATAGCACAATAGCACCTTAGCTGCTGCTTTCGATCCTCTGGACTCCTCGGTTCCTCTGTCCAACTTAAAAAATGCTCTTTCATGGATTCCGGACAAGACCATTGACGGCGAAGCCCTGCTATCTAAACACTCCACACCTGTCAAACAAAAACACAGCCTAAAAACAAATGATGTACAGATTCCAACTCGTTATTACAGAAAACACAAACACTTTCTTTTGGATTGACAATCCAAAATCGGCTTAACTAGGACTTAAATCCCAAATTGACAATcccaaacgttagggacttaaatagaacaaaaacgttagggacaaaaacgatatataaaaataaattttagttttatccttcaataatatcaattttttcggtacatagttattcaattattttttaaccaCGTCTAAGTAAATTAAACTTAATTacattacttttattctaaataaattttttttttataattttactcttaaatatttttactcatcatgaaatatttgtagaatgactaatacataaacttgaaaaaaaatgatacatatacaataaattataaattgtaccttttgtctctaatgtatcaaaaatttttaatatttaagagtaaaaatctttaaaagtaaaattataaaaaaataaatttgtttagAATAAAAGTTGTTCCATggcttacctagaaccggatGATTGGGTTTTGGATTAAAGGCCCAAACAATGAGGGAACGTGGACTCTGACTTGCTTTGCGTCTCGGAGCCGCCGTCCGAGTGGATTTGTATGTGTATTAGCGAGTGGGGGGGTGGTACTTGTAAtaacactccgatgcctaagtcaacaAGGGGTTGAGCAGGTTTAGAGTATATTGGAACTTAGTTTTACCTGAACGTGTCAGTGCATTTATTgatggtgaaccaataaccaccgttggagtagttccacttctgatggtggataaccgtccctttatcttagggttatTGAGATATCCCTTCTAGAAGTGGGTGAGAGATTTTAGGAGGcaattacttatttgaataagtgtcatCTGCCAGCTCATAACGAATCTGACCTCTTTTGGGAAAGTCGGGTGAGCGGTGAAGGACAACCCTTTGGATTGGGCTTTTTTTAACTTAATTGGGTCTGGCCATTGCATTGGGTCAGAGTAGGAACAGTGCCCTTACTCGAGTCTGATCTCTTATTTATGAGTCGGATTCGAGTATTAATTAAACTCGTGGATGCTTAAGTCGGTATTTCTTTTTAAATCgaaaaaccgacgtgattttagTTTTGAAACCgatgtgattttgaatttttcaatcgtCGCGTCCGTTTGTCTTTTGCATTTACACGTGGGGGGAGGGGCATTGGTAACGGCGCGTCCTCTTAATGACTGTGTCGTTTTATCATTATTCCCCTAGGGTGTTATAAAtaatttttcctcttctttctttcttttctttcgtttgcTTTCTTTGAAGTTTCCCTTTACTGCTCTCTTGTTTTCTTACTCGAACCATTGGACTCTTTCTCTTTAGTATTCTACTGCATTGTATTTGGGattctttcttcatcttcttcttcacaaaGGTTCGTTCTCTATTCGCTTTTACAGTATTTTCTATTCCTGATCAATATGCTGCCTGCTTTTGAGAGCAAGATTTTCTTGTGGTATCTTTACTGTTTGTAGTCGAAAATTTTAAAGTTCTGCACTTTTTATTTGGTGAAAGTCTTTTTTGGTTGTGACTGTTGTTTTTTCCTTTCTGTTGTTTGAAAAGACTCATTTTTTGGACTAACTTTTGATGATGTCTCTTCCTTTTGTATAATGTAGGTATATCTTCTTGTGTATTACCTTTCTAAAAATGTCTTTTCGTATCCCTGAGACTCCCTTAAAATAGGTAGATGTGTCTGTTCTTTCTGAAAATTCTATAGtggataatatttttataactgATCTCCGAAAACACCATGTAGTCTCGATGTTGATGAACCAAAATATGAACTAGTGGCTCTAGACCCTAAGGATCGGGTTTGCTGTGAGAGGATTGATGATTCTGTCCCCCACTTTCTTTTCATATACGATTGCCTTTTCACCCATTTagggttactttttctttttttgacttTGAGGTGGAGGTTTTATCTCATCGTCGAGTAGCTCCTACCCAATTCCACCCCAATTCTTGAGGTTTTCTGAAAATATACTAACTTGTCAGCCTAGAGCTGGGCCTTCCGATctctttaaaaatctttttctatcttttccactTGACCAAGCCTTTTAGTAAACAAAACAAGCaacaatgggtgtctttccgagccattCAAGGCCGAAAAGTTTTTTTCATCTTTGATGAATcattccatgacttcaaaaatttctttttcaaagtacGAACCATTGAAGGCCATCACCCTTTTTTCCTGTATGAGAATAATGAGTCCCGATTTCCTTTGTACTAGGTAGAAGCCTCTACTGTAGAGAAGTATGGCTTGGCAGATTTGGATGAAGTAGAGGAGGCTGTGGTAGAGTTTTTTCGAGAGGCTTGGGAGCGGGCTCCAAACCTGAATACTAAGAAATTTCTTCTTGACTCTCCGAATTTTGTTCGAACCGAGCTAGGTAGTTTTTTGTCTCTTTGTAGCTACTTTCGATAGCTTCCGACTTGTATATACTTATTTCCGACGTGTATGCTAatcacttttgttcttcttttcAGAAATGGTGAAAAGTGGCTTACCTAGAATCGGATGATTAGGTTTGGATTAAAGGCCCAAACGATGAGGGAATGTGGACTCCGGCTTGCTTTGTGTCTGGGAGCCGCCGTCCGAGTGGATTTGTATGTGTATTGGCAAGTAgagggtggtacctgcaatgacactccgatgcctaagtcagcaaggggttAAACAGATTTAGAGTATATTGGAACTTAGTTTTACCTGAGCGTGTTAGTGCATTTATAgatggtgaaccaataaccaccgttggagtagttccacttctgatgGTGGATAATCGTCcatttatcttagggttgttaTGATATCTCTTCTAAAAGTGGCTGAGAGATTTTAGGAGGcagttatttatttgaataagtgttatttgCCAACTCATGTCGAATCCGACTTCTTTTGGGGAAGTCGGGTGAGCGGTGAAGGCCAACCCTTTCGATTGGGCTTTTTTAACTTAATTGGGCCTGACAATTGCATTGGGCCAGGGTAggaataaaagtaatgtgattaagtgtaatttacttagatgtgattaaaaaataattgaataactatataccgtaaaaaattgatattattgaaggataaaattaaaattaatttgtacgtatcgtttttgtccccaatgtttttTTCCTATTTacatccctaacgttttaaaatcatctcaattttgtcctaccgtcaattttgttaacagattcctaacgacaggacaacattgagccaattttaaaacgttaaggataggggtgtgcatggcccggcctgacccgaagacccggcccgaccccgaacactttaggggctaatttggtgtgatttcaccgggTCTAGGGCCGGATaaaggtctcaaaaatagactcggtcattattttgggtcgggtTCGGGCCATGGCTCAGGTCACCGAACTCGGCCCGGTGGCCCAGTCAtcgtacacaattaatattttgtgttattagtgatacatgatggctattcttatgtgaaatttaagtattgtgaaccttaatattttgtgttattagttattataagactataagttaatgttttatgtttaaaatgcataagattttagattaatgcataatattgtgttatttgtattgatttaaatatttggtgttattagacaatattagtattgattatggttatgctttaattttagagaagagttggttcttgttgtatttttctaagtgaattttaccatgtcaaataatggttggagtcttagaaatttagatattttcacatgctagcttataagaaggtatcaaggtaatgtaatgttaacgacccatttttcacccggtttttacctggtataatcgtggcccgaaagtgtatagatttcatcgggtctaagatcgaattcgggtctaataaataggacTGGTATGTATTTCaggtcgggtctgggtcacatcaaatccGATTTCATCCGGCCCATGCACACCCCCTaattaaggacttaaataggacgatttaaatgttatggacaactttagaacttacctcaaatgttggggacaaaaacgatactttactctagttattattattattattattattattattattattattattattattaactttagAATTATTTTAGGACTTAGTTAACAAAAATGAATGACAAATGAAAAATATTGTGTTTGAATATTCTTTTAAATTGGTGACGTACTTTTTAGATAGACCAttcataattatttaataaaattatagttgTCCACTTGAATTTatcttttattctaaaatttaataaatgtatcacaaaaatatgaaatttttttggtgTCAGTAACAAAAGCAAAAACAACCAAGAACACAAACTCATCAAAAAATTACATAGCAGAATTCTTTAACAAAATCTACTTGAGGTTATCACTTAGCTGAATTTACAATGTTAAAGTGGTAAGTTTTGGAAAGTGAAAGAGCAACTTTACAAAACTCAGAAAAGGGAGGCTGTGTTTCTTATTCACATCTCAATCACCATTCTACTTGAAAATGAGAATGCAAAAACTAACTATACAAAAGAGTACTGTTGATATATATAGTCACTAACTACTCTACTGCTAAATGGTTTTTCTCTCTTGTACAAGGTAACTAAGTCACTAGAGTTTTGTAACCTACACTATACACATAAGCCCACTACCCTAACTAACTAGTGGAAGTGTTAAGTCATGTAACACCCCCTCTCAAGACAGAATCAGTTACATCCATCATTCTGAGCTTGTCATGACAGTCTTGAAATATCTTTAGAGTTAAAGCTTTAGTCAATATATCTGCAGTTTCATTAACAGTTGAAACAGGAAGCAATTTTGTCACTTGTTCCTGCCATTTGTCTCGAACAACATGACAATCCATCTCTATATGCTTAGTTCTCTCATAAAAAACTGGATTGGCCGCAACATGCAAGGCCGATTGACTATCACAATATATTGCAATTGGCTTACTCAATTCAATCTTCAAGTCTCCAAGTATATTGGTGATCCACTGCGCTTCTCTGGTGGCCATTGCAAGGGCCCTATATTTTGCCTCACATGAAGAACTGGCCACTgtgttttattttttgcttttccaGGATATAATAGATGTTCCTATGAAGAAGCAATACCCTGACATTGATCTCCTTGTGTCTGAGCAGGCTCCCCAATCACTGTTTGAAAAATCAGTTGGTTCCAAATCAGTTTGGGATGAGAACATTAAACCCAGGGTAGGTTTGGTCTTGAGGTATCTTAGTACTCTGATGGCTGCTTCAAAGTATTTGTCAGTAGCACAGTCCAAGAATTGGCTTAATTTTCCTACTGTATATTCGATATCAGGTCGAGTATTGGTCAAATAGAGTAATCTTCCTACTAATCTTCTGTATTCAGATGCTGAATTGAGTAAACTCCCTGAATCTTTTGCCAATTTTATTGTGTAATCCATTGGTGTAGTTGCTGCCTTTGCATCCATTAATCCATACTCCTTCAATAGGTCGATACAATATTTTCGTTGACATATTGCAATGCCCATCTTGCTTCGAGCTATTTCAAGGCCTAGAAAAAAGTTTAAGTCACCTAGATCTTTGATCTTAAACAAATCATGCAAGTGCTTCTTGACGGACCCAATTTCATCCGGCAACGATTAAGTCATCTACATATACCAAAATGGC
This window harbors:
- the LOC112779858 gene encoding cysteine proteinase mucunain, translating into MGRSHVLLLLLSLLAAAVVASALDMSIIDYDAKLEAMTESHLMNLYESWLVKHGKVYNALGEKERRFEIFKDNLRFIHEHNSAGNKPYKLGLNKFADLTNEEYRARYLGTKPRSSSEQQRLLSGNRKSDRYAFRAGDELPASVDWREKGAVSPAKDQGQCGSCWAFSTVAAVEGINKIVTGELISLSEQELVDCDRSFNMGCNGGLMDNAFDFILNNGGIDSEQDYSYHAREGVCDTNRKNAHVVTIDGYEDVPENDEKALAKAVAHQPVSVAIEAGGRAFQLYQSGIFTGICGTELDHGVAAVGYGTEDGKDYWLVRNSWGSGWGEEGYIKLERNLAHGRTGKCGIAMEASYPIKNSTNPPNPGPSPPSPVNPSTVCDEYYSCPSRTTCCCVFEYAGFCFGWGCCPMQSATCCDDGASCCPPEFPVCDTRAGTCRLSKDNPFGVNSLPRTRATSTWTQRKVAMKDCLLA